The following are encoded in a window of Bacillus oleivorans genomic DNA:
- a CDS encoding FAD-dependent oxidoreductase produces MTNLLNIPIEVQGCCGPKTSEKNTSTINNDSNHRLPVAIIGAGPVGLAAAAHLAVRGKSFILLEAGKQVGANILTWGHVRLFSPWRYNIDKAAMSLLETSGWTHPDLDQLPTGKELVEQYLQPLSNLQEIQPFVYLNTKVLSIGRKDMDKMKTWNRDHVPFIIHTENNGMYKTYEAGAVLDATGTWGNPNPAVSSGIWLKEELLQDQIFYGIPDVLGREQERYANKRVAVVGGGHSAINALLDLAKLKESFPQTDILWIMRRKRVEDAYGGEEKDALAARGALGSRIHRLVDKQKIEVITPFSIQLVKKSEAGIEIQAEDRSLTGIDELIVNTGSRPDFTMINEVRTSIDSATESVKALAPLIDPNIHSCGTVRPHGEKELRQPEKDFYIIGSKSYGRAPTFLMATGYEQARSVAAYLAGDFISAEKVELELPETGVCSVNLNNNNCCN; encoded by the coding sequence ATGACAAATTTATTAAATATTCCTATTGAAGTACAAGGATGCTGCGGTCCAAAAACAAGTGAAAAGAATACTAGTACGATAAATAATGATTCAAATCATCGCTTACCTGTTGCGATTATTGGAGCAGGACCCGTTGGCTTAGCAGCTGCAGCACATTTAGCAGTCCGCGGGAAATCTTTTATCTTGCTAGAAGCGGGTAAGCAAGTAGGTGCTAATATCTTAACGTGGGGGCATGTTCGCTTATTTTCACCTTGGCGATATAACATCGATAAAGCAGCTATGAGTTTACTCGAAACAAGTGGCTGGACACATCCAGATTTAGATCAATTACCGACTGGGAAAGAACTTGTTGAACAATATTTACAGCCATTATCTAATCTTCAGGAAATTCAGCCTTTTGTTTATTTAAATACAAAAGTACTATCAATAGGAAGAAAAGATATGGATAAAATGAAGACATGGAATCGGGATCATGTTCCATTTATCATTCATACTGAAAACAATGGTATGTATAAAACATATGAAGCTGGAGCTGTGCTTGATGCGACAGGAACTTGGGGAAATCCGAATCCTGCTGTTTCAAGTGGAATATGGCTTAAAGAAGAATTACTTCAGGATCAAATTTTTTACGGCATTCCTGATGTTTTGGGCAGGGAACAGGAACGATATGCCAACAAGCGCGTAGCTGTCGTAGGTGGAGGGCATTCAGCGATCAATGCATTACTGGATTTGGCGAAACTTAAAGAGTCTTTTCCTCAAACGGACATTTTGTGGATTATGAGAAGAAAGCGCGTTGAAGACGCTTATGGAGGAGAAGAAAAAGATGCTCTTGCAGCTCGGGGTGCCTTAGGCAGCAGGATTCACAGACTAGTTGATAAACAGAAGATAGAAGTGATCACTCCTTTTAGTATCCAATTGGTCAAGAAATCTGAAGCAGGAATTGAGATTCAAGCTGAGGATAGGAGTCTTACTGGAATCGATGAGTTGATCGTAAATACAGGGAGCCGTCCTGATTTCACCATGATCAATGAGGTTCGAACCTCTATCGATTCTGCAACCGAAAGTGTAAAAGCCTTAGCTCCGCTAATCGATCCTAATATCCACAGTTGCGGAACCGTACGTCCGCACGGGGAAAAGGAACTGCGTCAGCCCGAAAAAGACTTCTATATTATTGGTTCGAAAAGCTATGGCCGGGCACCAACATTTCTAATGGCGACAGGATATGAACAAGCTAGATCTGTTGCAGCCTACCTAGCTGGTGATTTTATTTCCGCTGAGAAAGTGGAATTAGAATTACCTGAAACAGGGGTCTGCAGTGTAAATCTAAACAATAATAACTGTTGTAATTGA
- a CDS encoding flavin-containing monooxygenase: MTKVLDVIVIGGGQAGLASGYHLQKKGLQFLILESQENAEGSWPQYYDSLKLFSPARFSPLPGMNFPGDPDHYPSKSEVIRYLKDYQDYFQFPLVTNSHVVSVEKKDHIFTIQTKSNEVYLSRSIINATGSFHTPFIPSITGMDQFKGHIIHSADYRSPDTLNNQRIVVVGSRNSAVQIAIELAEVSSTTLAVRHPVKLINQKIIGKDLHFWFKIIGFDTFPFWRFGKMIPSSNAVIDLDGFKEQLAMGKPNQKPMFSSFYTEGIIWSDGIKEPVDTVIFATGYRYNFPYLRQLRALDSEGKPLHLAGVSKTVPGLYYLGLEGQRSFSSATLRGVDSDAKFVVRRLLTYLKAQ; encoded by the coding sequence ATGACAAAGGTATTAGATGTTATTGTAATTGGCGGAGGTCAGGCAGGTCTTGCTTCGGGGTATCATTTACAAAAGAAGGGGTTACAATTTTTGATTTTAGAATCTCAAGAGAATGCTGAAGGATCTTGGCCACAGTATTATGACAGTCTTAAATTATTTTCTCCTGCACGTTTTTCGCCTTTACCCGGAATGAATTTTCCAGGAGATCCTGACCATTATCCATCTAAGTCTGAAGTAATTCGTTATCTAAAAGATTACCAAGACTATTTTCAATTTCCATTAGTTACCAATTCGCATGTTGTCTCTGTTGAAAAAAAGGATCATATATTCACAATTCAAACAAAATCCAATGAAGTATATCTAAGCAGATCTATTATAAATGCAACAGGATCCTTTCATACTCCATTTATACCTTCCATAACAGGAATGGATCAATTTAAAGGACATATCATTCATTCCGCTGACTATCGAAGTCCAGATACTTTGAATAACCAAAGGATTGTAGTAGTTGGGAGCAGAAATTCAGCGGTTCAGATTGCTATTGAATTAGCAGAAGTATCTTCAACCACTTTAGCTGTAAGGCATCCGGTAAAATTAATCAATCAAAAAATAATAGGAAAAGACCTGCACTTTTGGTTCAAGATTATAGGATTTGATACATTTCCTTTTTGGAGATTTGGAAAAATGATTCCTTCTTCAAACGCTGTAATAGATTTAGATGGATTTAAAGAACAATTAGCGATGGGAAAACCGAATCAGAAGCCTATGTTTTCCTCTTTTTATACGGAGGGAATCATTTGGTCAGATGGGATAAAAGAACCCGTGGACACTGTTATTTTTGCTACAGGGTACCGTTATAATTTTCCTTATTTACGTCAATTACGGGCTCTTGATTCAGAAGGCAAACCTCTACATCTTGCCGGTGTAAGTAAGACTGTTCCTGGACTTTATTACTTGGGATTAGAAGGACAGCGATCATTTTCTTCCGCTACATTAAGGGGAGTAGATTCTGATGCAAAATTTGTTGTTCGGAGACTCCTAACCTATTTGAAAGCTCAATAA